The following are encoded together in the Lathyrus oleraceus cultivar Zhongwan6 chromosome 3, CAAS_Psat_ZW6_1.0, whole genome shotgun sequence genome:
- the LOC127130311 gene encoding uncharacterized protein LOC127130311: MDSGRRNTHQFSFMRLELKELRKPEALEACPPDFKNRYGKLLIMVNIDLEDGVLNTLIQFYDSAGLKDIPKSHVIGETVHLIKREIDANLVTKGDIIGLPAKFLMEKVAALASVRNTYYSIHHKIEKKKGTIMCCAPLLYKWFISHLSQFNLFKDNKKCLRWSQRIMPLTNANLTWYSRVFDDLKIIDSYGECPNVPLLGTKEGINYNSILARHWLRYGLKDKSSNLLVEGFIIQEGIDSKGLKEKIVNTWRKIHRKGKDELGNKYYVSLEPYTQWMQARAAKIKMPYPP, encoded by the exons ATGGACTCTGGAAGGAGAAATACTCATCAGTTCAGTTTCATGCGTCTTGAattgaaagagctaaggaagccAGAAGCTTTGGAGGCTTGTCCTCCTGATTTCAAAAATCGGTATGGAAAACTTTTGATTATGGTGAATATTGATCTAGAAGATGGAGTTTTGAACACCTTGATCCAGTTCTATGATTCAGC CGGTTTAAAGGATATTCCTAAGTCTCATGTCATTGGAGAGACTGTGCATTTGATAAAAAGGGAGATTGATGCTAATCTTGTGACTAAAGGAGATATTATTGGTCTACCTGCTAAGTTCTTGATGGAGAAGGTTGCTGCTCTTGCTAGTGTTAGGA ATACCTACTATTCTATCCATCACAAAATAGAGAAGAAAAAAGGAACAATCATGTGTTGTGCACCTttattgtacaagtggtttatttcacacttgtCACAATTCAACTTATTCAAGGATAACAAGAAGTgtttaaggtggtctcagagGATCATGCCTCTCACCAATGCAAATTTGACTTGGTATTCTAGAGTTTTTGATGACCTGAAGATTATTGACAGTTATGGTGAGTGccctaatgtacctcttcttggtacaaaagAAGGTATCAATTACAATTCGATCTTGGCTCGACATTGGCTTAGGTATGGTTTAAAGGATAAATCAAGCAATCTTCTTGTGGAAGGGTTCATCATTCAAGAAGGTATTGATAGCAAGGGGTTAAAGGAGAAGATAGTCAACACTTGGCGTAAGATTCACAGAAAAGGAAAGGATGAATTAGGAAACAAATATTATGTTTCCTTGGAGCCTTACACTCAGTGGATGCAAGCAAGAGCTGCTAAGATCAAGATGCCTTATCCTCCTTAA